Within Puntigrus tetrazona isolate hp1 chromosome 17, ASM1883169v1, whole genome shotgun sequence, the genomic segment gTATTTTCTGATTTGATGTGCCAAAAATTAGGTTAATTAgagtaaaaaagtaaacaattgACCAAACTCAATAGTTCTCTGTGACTTAAGATGTATGATAGTAGAAAAGCAGAGGACATgctatcagtgtgtgtgtatatatatatatatatatatatatatatatatatatatatatatatactttgtggAGCTAGAAGGAGGCCGATGCCTGCATgagaaataacaacaacagaaataatacTATGTTTGCAAATATAATAAGCTGTGATGCAGTGACTAACTAAAGAATAACAGAGAACGCTAAGataataatgaatgatttaatagtaattaatagGCCTACATGTATAATTATACATTGTATCTGCCAATAagttatataattgtaataataatgaaataagtgcttttttaaataaaaaaatgttcaccaGCAATAACAACCTCATTTGCTAAAAGCATTGCAGCAAGAAGGTTTAGTTGAAAccaaagtatatttttatgacaGCGGGATATTTGCAGATATTGCATATGGAAATGGTACAATGGAAGGCACAGCAGGTGAATTAATcaggaaaaaggaaaacagcAGGTGTGGACAATGCCGTGATTAACAAGTAATTAAGCTGATAAACTGAGGCACGTAAACGAAATGAAGTGTAAAAGTGCTCAAGAAAACAGTGCAGTGCGGTAGTGAGCAAGAAAGATGGAGAATGATGGAGACTCAGATGTGAGTACAGGAGATCATTGGAGACTcactaaaaatagctggatgaGGATAAAACGGAAAGCTAGAcccatagaatttacaaatAACCATGACGAGTTTTTACAACAAGAAAACGGTGAATAGGAGATTGCTGGAGACTAGAAGGTGAGTAGAGGAGATCGCTAAAGACCTGAAGGTGAGTAGAGGAGATCGCTAAAGACCTGAAGGTGAGTAGAGGAGATCGCTAAAGACCTGAAGGTGAGTAGAGGAGATCGCTAAAGACCTGAAGGTGAGTAGAGGAGATCGCTAAAGAGCTAAAGGTGAGTAGAGGAGATCGCTAAAGACCTAAAGGTGAGTAGAGGAGATCGCTAAAGACCTGAAGGTGAGTAGAGGAGATCGCTAAAGACCTGAAGGTGAGTACAGGACATCGCTAAAGACCTGAAGGTGAGTAGAGGAGATCGCTAAAGACCTGAAGGTGAGTGGAGGAGATCGCTAAAGACCTGAAGGTGAGTGGAGGAGATCGCTAAAGACCTGAAGGTAAGTAGAGGAGATCGCTAAAGACCTGAAGGTGAGTACAGGACATCGCTAAAGACCTGAAGGTGAGTGGAGGAGATCGCTAAAGACCTGAAGGTGAGTGGAGGAGATCGCTAAAGACCTAAAGGTGAGTGGAGGAGATCGCTAAAGACCTGAAGGTGAGTAGAGGAGATCGCTAAAGACCTGAAGGTGAGTAGAGGACATCGCTAAAGAGCTGAAGGTGAGTGGAGGAGATCGCTAAAGACCTGAAGGTGAGTGGAGGAGATCGCTAAAGACCTGAAGGTGAGTAGAGGAGATCGCTAAAGAGCTGAAGGTGAGTAGAGGACATCGCTAAAGAGCTGAAGGTGAGTAGAGGAGATCGCTAAAGAGCTGAAGGTGAGTAGAGGAGATCGCTAAAGACCTGAAGGTGAGTAGAGGAGATCGCTAAAGACCTGAAGGTGAGTGGAGGAGATCGCTGGAGACTCAGAAGTGAGTACTGATCACTGGAGACTTGGAATGAAACAGGTGAGTCATTGCTGAAAATCAAATCACTTGAGGATCCTGAGTGTCCATGAGGGTGACCAGACAATGGGTGCTTCTCAAATGAAAGAACACTTCATTATTGTATATCTACGCTGCCAAATCATCAAGCTCGAAGTCAAGGATCCTTAGTAGGCAGTCTAATTTACAGTGGAAGCCCACTTGGGGCAAGACTTTGCATTcgaataaacataaaaatgtacagtttcaaaaccataaaacataCACTTATAAGCATTAACATATACAtctaacattttttgtttatagaagaaaaaataaaatagtattaataaaaatatgcgcTTTTAAATCTTCTGTTATCATGTACTCCATACTTGtcttttgtaaatacatttctgtaaacacattatataattatagatcttatttataaatgtaacaaattatttgCTGTTTTAACAGACCTACAGTGCTAATATTCTTCAGGATCAGTACTTACTTAGATAGAAAAACAGCAGTATACTGGTAGAGTAATATGATAACTGTTTTAACACTATATGCAAAGATACTCTAAAAATGGATATGATGTGTTCTTGTTAGAGGTAGAAAAGATCGCCAAAGTGAAGAGCTATACTAGGCAGAAACTTATGACTTAAAGCCCATTTTCACATTACTTTATGAAAAGCCATACGCTTTTGGTGATGCGTggtgctttaaaatgaattcatatatAAAGGAATATTTATAACtggtaatatattaatatttatatttatatatatttatttataactacaCTGAATTCAAAAAGCCCATCTTATTGGCAGGGGCTATTTACATTGACTCCGCCCATCAACATGTGATTGAGAGGTGGTTGTCTGATAGTAAGATGTATGGCGATTCTATGTTTACGCTATTTTCATTTAGTGTACTGAAATGTGATcagatgaaatgaaataaaaaaacacaccgaATTATGATTAGGAAGCTTGTCTGATTTCTAGACTTGTGCAAAACCGACCACGGCGATGTCTTCTGTAATGTAATCTATTTTGTGTAAATTCAAATGCTTATGAGATGGGTACAGATGTAAGTAAAGTCTCATATAGGTAGGTCTCAGTAAGGTAGAGGGCATAGACAATGTAAcactaaaacaatatatatgtataaataatttaaatgtttggggtcacttattttttgaaaagcaacacattttattcagcaatgatgggttaaattaattttgaaaaaaatgtggtAGTAAAagcttatgtttatgttttctattataaaataggtattttttattctataaaaatcGGCAACTGATTGCAAtataatttctaaaggatcatgtgacactgaagactggctGAATGGCTGATAAAATTCATCTTGGCCACCACAGGTATaaatttatatcaaaataaatattctgaacTCTATTCAAATAGTAAGTTCTAAATAAACGATTAATGTTGGCATTGgcgtttttttattgtttaatcaaaattgttgatattattttgtttgaacAAAGCATCCATTTGCATGATTTAAAGCTAAATGTTtggtgtaataaaaatgtatttctctttttatatatgatttctAGAAATCTATTTCAGTATTGCTAGTCCCCGTTCCTCTGTATTATTGCCGCGCGTTCTGTTTGTCCTAACCGGCCACTGTAGTTGATCACACGTCAGTGGCGTTTAACATGGCGGCCACCTTGACGAGAGGTCTGTCAGGTGTGAAATGTGCATGTTTTAAGTTTCATGATCAGAATGCTTAACTAAATACGAATACGAGATTCTATAGACTTTTTCTTAAAAGTTGGTGTGCGTGATAGtaagaaattaaatgcatgttgGTTACAGCGTGTCGGTTCTCGATATCCACGTTATTAATTATATCTTATGTTATTCTGCATCTCATTCATGTCTTTCTGTCGCATTATGATTATATAAGTGTGGCAGAATGTGAAAAGCGTCATGCATTTGTATCACGCTAATGTAAAATCAATCGATAATAGACAAATCGCCCACTGCTGTGTTGTATTCATGTAGCTGTAATCTGTAAAGTAGAGTTCTTTTTCGTTTGTTGGTTAGGTTTGCTGAGACCCCTGTGGGTTTTAGGCAGAGACCGTCTCTCTCCTGCGGTCAGACTCGCGCAGACAGCTCGTTTTTCAGCTCTAGTGCAGAAACATGTCTCCAGACCCCCGGCCGCTGTTCCCACCGCTGCTCCCCTTCCTCAGACCGGCCTGCTGGATCGGTAAAACCTCTATCCACACGTTCTCTTTAAATGTGTATCATTGCGTTTGTGCATCTTACAGATGTTACCACAGCTCACCTGGGttcagatcagatctctgtgtggagcactggctgTTGTCAAATAAAAACCCTCATTGGatttttacaattaatggcaaaatgaatgtgACTAAACACACTACTGCAAAAGACGGGAgcatttaactttaaaccatatTTAGCTGCTGAAAACTCTTGTTATAATACTTTTGCCCACCATTGTACAACCCATCAAAGATTATAATTCTGCTGTAACTTAGGCTACACACCcccaagttgttccaaacctttcttctgtgaagctcaaaagacatttacaatattGACAATAAGACAAAAGACAATATTGCGgaaatcactttttaaaagcCCTTTCACAGCATGAACGAGTCTGTGGTCTACACCAGTACAGTATTTTATTgcgtttgttttaaaatgggtAACATTTGATTCTGCTTTCACTTTAAAAACGATTTCAGTAGCAgatataaaaccttttttttaaatgcaaaacggTTTCAGCCACTTTCAGCTTTTTAAGCTGTaaccaaaataatcaaatactACATGCTCAAGGCAGGGATAGTCAACTTAAACGTCCTGCATCCTAGTTGGCCTTGTTCTCCAACCGTCATTAAAAACTAGTAACCCTTGCTTTGCTTGTTGGGCAGCCCTTGCTCTAAAAGCTTTGCCTGCTTAGTTGGCAGACACTATTATGTCGTGTCTGAAGATTTGCTCATTTTCTGATGGTGATCTTTTCTGTTCTGCAGAGTAACGCCCCTCATCCCTTCACTGATGCTCCAGCCGGTCAGGAACTTAACTTACTACAGTCTGAGGAAAGGCAAGAGGAAGTCGGTGAAGTCTGTTGTTCAAAGGTTTCTCAGGCTGCACTGTGGCCTGTGGGTGAGGAGAAAGGTAATGTCCTGCTCATACAATGATTTGGCGCCATGTTCAAAATCCAGCCTGGTATTTAAGTTCAGCCTACACACCTGAAACTTGGTCTTCATGTGTTCAATAAtgttctcttctctttttaGGCTGGGTATAAGAAAAAGCTGTGGAAGAAGTCAGCAGCCCGCAAGAAGCGCCTCAGAGAACATGTATTCTGTAATAAAACTCAGTGTAAATTGCTGGACAAAATGACAACACCCTTTTGGAAAAGAAGAAACTGGTACCTTAATGACCCGTACCAGAAATACCATGATAGAGTGAACCTGAAGGTGTAAAACCCTCCTAACCTTATTCTATTCATGACGCATAAAGACATGAGACGTAAAGTGTGTtgaaattcattatttaaaaatatgtggaGGGTTCACGTGTAAACGCACTCAAATAAATTCCTTCAattgttgcagtttttttttttttttcagagtccACTCATTACTAGAGACACGGTTTTGCATAAATATAGCTTTTTCTGCATTTCACTGAAAGGCAACTGGTTcgaaattaattcaaataaacgtAATATTGATGAATCACTGAAAGTTCATAACCATGAATTAACTCATTATGtacttcattcattttttgCAGTTGTCCAACTATTAGCTAAAACTaatttactgcaaaaaataagaaaaatatataattacagtaattataaataacatttatacaattaatctattgtatttgtattactTAGACTGTATCATTGACGGAGATTAAAGTTCATATAGTATTTTGTAGATTAAATAACTCACAAGACTTGTTTCACATTCACCTTTTAATTGTTGAATGccaatacattatttttttttttacagaggtCATATCAATCTTTAACATCAACTTCTGTCTTTATCACTCAAGATTTATTCAATTAAGGACTTGAAGAATGAGAGACAGTATATTCTGGCCTGCCAGACATGACAGCTGTGGAATatggaaatgcttttttttttttcttctccttcatTCAT encodes:
- the mrpl35 gene encoding 39S ribosomal protein L35, mitochondrial isoform X1 yields the protein MAATLTRGLSGLLRPLWVLGRDRLSPAVRLAQTARFSALVQKHVSRPPAAVPTAAPLPQTGLLDRVTPLIPSLMLQPVRNLTYYSLRKGKRKSVKSVVQRFLRLHCGLWVRRKAGYKKKLWKKSAARKKRLREHVFCNKTQCKLLDKMTTPFWKRRNWYLNDPYQKYHDRVNLKV
- the mrpl35 gene encoding 39S ribosomal protein L35, mitochondrial isoform X2, with the protein product MAATLTRGLLRPLWVLGRDRLSPAVRLAQTARFSALVQKHVSRPPAAVPTAAPLPQTGLLDRVTPLIPSLMLQPVRNLTYYSLRKGKRKSVKSVVQRFLRLHCGLWVRRKAGYKKKLWKKSAARKKRLREHVFCNKTQCKLLDKMTTPFWKRRNWYLNDPYQKYHDRVNLKV